A portion of the Microlunatus phosphovorus NM-1 genome contains these proteins:
- a CDS encoding MFS transporter has translation MASAPVRRTRSVRAQLPGLLLAMFLGAVDMTALTPALPAVADDLGGLDRIPLVVTAYLLAATMTMPIQGKLGDRFGRKPALLGAITLFVVGAIACGFAHSMVQLAGFRAVQGLGGGGLSVGVQAIIGEIISPRERGRYLGYIGAVYVVAAVGGPLLGGLVIELWGWRAIFACYVPLGLMAVVTVGLTLRLPRPKNHLRIDYAGALGLAVAVAGLVLIGATRQLVFTAPAVIGLIIWLLAARRAADPVLPLRLFRQRGFTIPVAVSFLIGFALFGVIGYLPTYLQVITGAGAAKAGLLLTALLAGVLIGTVGSGRLITRTGHYKLYPVVGTALAALGMAALALVLARGSVPALPIVLVMIGVGIGLVMQVMVLVAQNATDHADLGVATSSVTFLRQIGASLGVAVVGTAVIPTGAATAATLATRMPIMLGSMAPVLALAFVLTLALPVLPLRETAYVKETP, from the coding sequence ATGGCCTCAGCCCCTGTACGCAGGACACGGTCGGTCCGGGCCCAACTGCCGGGCCTGCTGCTCGCGATGTTCCTGGGTGCCGTCGACATGACCGCCCTCACCCCTGCGCTACCCGCCGTGGCGGATGACCTGGGCGGCCTGGATCGGATCCCGCTCGTCGTCACGGCGTACCTCCTGGCCGCCACCATGACGATGCCGATCCAGGGCAAACTGGGAGATCGATTCGGCCGCAAGCCGGCCCTGCTCGGCGCCATCACCCTGTTCGTCGTCGGGGCGATCGCCTGCGGATTCGCTCATTCGATGGTTCAACTCGCCGGTTTCCGTGCCGTGCAAGGGCTGGGTGGAGGCGGGCTCTCGGTCGGCGTTCAAGCGATCATCGGCGAAATCATCAGCCCCCGCGAGCGCGGCCGCTATCTGGGCTACATCGGTGCGGTGTACGTGGTCGCAGCCGTCGGCGGGCCACTGCTCGGTGGGCTCGTCATCGAGCTCTGGGGTTGGCGGGCGATCTTCGCCTGCTACGTCCCGCTCGGGCTGATGGCTGTGGTCACCGTCGGTCTCACGCTCCGATTGCCACGTCCGAAGAACCACCTCCGCATCGACTACGCGGGCGCGCTCGGCCTGGCTGTTGCCGTCGCCGGTCTGGTCCTGATCGGCGCGACACGACAACTGGTCTTCACCGCGCCGGCCGTCATCGGTCTGATCATCTGGTTGCTCGCCGCCCGCAGAGCAGCCGACCCCGTCCTGCCGCTGCGGCTGTTCCGACAGCGCGGCTTCACCATCCCCGTGGCGGTGAGCTTCCTGATCGGCTTTGCACTGTTCGGAGTGATCGGCTATCTGCCGACCTACCTTCAGGTCATTACCGGAGCCGGCGCCGCGAAGGCCGGCTTGCTGTTGACCGCGCTGCTGGCGGGCGTGCTGATCGGTACGGTCGGATCCGGACGCCTGATCACCCGCACCGGCCACTACAAGCTGTATCCGGTCGTTGGGACCGCGCTCGCAGCGCTCGGGATGGCCGCGCTTGCTCTGGTCCTCGCCCGAGGCTCCGTCCCAGCACTGCCGATCGTGCTGGTGATGATCGGCGTCGGCATCGGACTGGTGATGCAGGTGATGGTGCTTGTCGCCCAGAATGCCACCGACCACGCCGATCTGGGCGTCGCTACCTCGTCGGTGACCTTCCTGCGCCAGATCGGCGCCTCGCTCGGGGTGGCTGTGGTCGGCACCGCGGTGATTCCGACTGGCGCGGCAACGGCCGCGACCCTGGCCACTCGCATGCCGATCATGCTGGGCTCCATGGCACCAGTGCTGGCACTGGCCTTCGTTCTCACCCTCGCCCTCCCCGTCTTGCCGCTCCGCGAGACCGCGTACGTGAAGGAGACGCCATGA